The following are encoded together in the Actinoplanes sp. N902-109 genome:
- a CDS encoding AraC family transcriptional regulator yields the protein MADGELRPHGWQATISDRDQARHELIRLLAPAALSLDATGAAPFRLGLGVARLGPVLALSMSFAMPVTAEVHGSGGYQVLLAEAGLAQVRRAGAEVLVDRDRAAVLSPGVDVTYRHGADFRPLVVVVDAAVLHRELSAMLGVSLPRGIALTPALDVTGGAAASWCRTVRLFRDECQRAGSLLEHPLIAERMRQIIVAGMLLCLPHRYQAELHRRERPAPPASVRRVVAAIEEQPEHPFSVGELAGIGRVSIRALQEGFRRHLGMSPVSYLREVRLARAHDLLRQAHPGQVTVAAVAHRCGFAHLGRFSSAYRARYGSSPSATLRAGA from the coding sequence ATGGCCGACGGTGAGCTGCGCCCGCACGGCTGGCAAGCGACCATCTCCGACCGCGACCAGGCCCGCCACGAGCTGATCCGGCTGCTCGCCCCGGCGGCGCTGAGCCTGGACGCGACCGGTGCGGCGCCGTTCCGGCTCGGTCTGGGGGTGGCGCGGCTGGGCCCGGTGCTGGCCCTGAGCATGTCGTTCGCGATGCCGGTGACCGCCGAGGTGCACGGTTCCGGCGGCTACCAGGTCCTGCTCGCCGAAGCCGGGCTGGCCCAGGTGCGCCGCGCCGGTGCCGAGGTGCTGGTCGACCGGGACCGGGCGGCCGTGCTCAGCCCCGGCGTGGACGTGACCTACCGGCACGGCGCGGACTTCCGGCCGCTGGTCGTGGTCGTGGACGCGGCGGTGCTGCACCGTGAGCTGTCGGCCATGCTCGGCGTGAGCCTGCCGCGGGGCATCGCGCTGACGCCCGCGCTCGACGTGACCGGTGGGGCGGCGGCGAGCTGGTGCCGTACGGTCCGGTTGTTCCGCGACGAGTGCCAGCGGGCCGGCAGCCTGCTGGAGCATCCGCTGATCGCCGAACGGATGCGGCAGATCATCGTGGCCGGGATGCTGCTCTGCCTGCCGCACCGCTACCAGGCCGAGCTGCACCGGCGGGAGCGGCCCGCGCCGCCGGCGTCCGTGCGCCGGGTGGTGGCCGCGATCGAGGAGCAACCCGAGCACCCGTTCTCGGTCGGCGAGCTGGCCGGGATCGGGCGGGTCAGCATCCGGGCGTTGCAGGAGGGCTTCCGCCGGCACCTGGGCATGTCACCGGTGTCCTACCTGCGCGAGGTGCGGCTGGCGCGGGCGCACGACCTGCTGCGGCAGGCGCACCCCGGCCAGGTCACCGTGGCCGCGGTCGCGCACCGCTGCGGCTTCGCCCACCTCGGCCGGTTCAGCAGCGCCTATCGGGCCCGCTACGGTTCGAGCCCGTCGGCGACGCTGCGCGCCGGTGCCTGA
- a CDS encoding DUF4331 family protein: MADHNDPNAVNSIFSDIDLSAADVYDLFGFPADDAPGDTVVLMLTFAPVPEPGTLDPDLLYRLRIAPGRRVRPPTSADHSLDTLLKYFDSVKDKFRVEHNAREIRVRRAGDGVRIDFTGFVTGDFSATLGTDEVHTLREPGGKPVKVFIGGRDDAFFNDLPGFFRSINYAPQFYHVPHTRTDARELPIPKTLLELEGNHLFNFDPAEPRLGRGVKKPLPPGPLTWSGTRFARDADGDFRFVYSGEDAQAGRNINAIIVELPLSLITREPDADRIVNLWGESWVRKASDKVETVPDNSFWRDNPLALWDPDRRDEELRRYKLVDTVGQPFADAALNEREDSRQVGADNFWLAPHFVKRLAHLGWGFGPSITALGLVSSFDHDNSPVSVHRTYATPIEAFPRVKRTIFQALTMPDNSWNPKGLDIPLRRPYEIFIPNVCAIDMDTTGTWPFGRRPEDQVATRFLSLFLDHEATIDGRRYHIDLLGEQALWDAAPIKPKTPPNPLHNDKEFLTVFPYLATPW; this comes from the coding sequence ATGGCTGACCACAACGATCCGAACGCCGTCAACTCCATCTTCTCCGACATCGACCTGAGCGCGGCCGACGTGTACGACCTGTTCGGCTTCCCGGCCGACGACGCGCCCGGCGACACCGTCGTGCTCATGCTGACGTTCGCGCCGGTGCCCGAGCCCGGCACGCTCGACCCGGACCTGCTCTACCGGCTGCGGATCGCGCCCGGGCGCCGGGTGCGACCGCCCACCTCGGCCGACCACAGCCTGGACACGCTGCTGAAGTACTTCGACTCGGTCAAGGACAAGTTCCGGGTCGAGCACAACGCCCGCGAGATCCGGGTGCGGCGGGCCGGCGACGGTGTACGCATCGACTTCACCGGCTTCGTCACCGGCGACTTCTCCGCCACCCTGGGCACCGACGAGGTGCACACGCTGCGGGAGCCGGGCGGCAAACCGGTCAAGGTCTTCATCGGCGGGCGCGACGACGCCTTCTTCAACGACCTGCCGGGCTTCTTCCGCTCGATCAACTACGCGCCGCAGTTCTACCACGTGCCGCACACCAGGACCGACGCCCGCGAGCTGCCGATCCCCAAGACGCTGCTCGAGCTGGAGGGCAACCACCTGTTCAACTTCGACCCGGCCGAGCCCCGGCTGGGCCGCGGCGTCAAGAAGCCCCTGCCACCGGGGCCGCTGACCTGGTCGGGCACCCGGTTCGCCCGGGACGCCGACGGCGACTTCCGGTTCGTCTACAGCGGTGAGGACGCCCAGGCCGGGCGCAACATCAACGCCATTATCGTGGAGCTGCCGCTGTCCCTGATCACCCGGGAGCCGGACGCCGACCGCATCGTCAACCTGTGGGGCGAGAGCTGGGTGCGCAAGGCCTCGGACAAGGTCGAGACCGTGCCGGACAACTCGTTCTGGCGCGACAACCCGCTCGCCCTGTGGGACCCCGACCGCCGCGACGAGGAGCTGCGCCGCTACAAGCTCGTCGACACGGTCGGGCAGCCGTTCGCCGACGCCGCCCTCAACGAGCGCGAGGACAGCCGGCAGGTCGGCGCGGACAACTTCTGGCTCGCCCCGCACTTCGTCAAGCGGCTGGCCCACCTGGGCTGGGGGTTCGGCCCGTCGATCACCGCGCTGGGCCTGGTGAGCTCGTTCGACCATGACAACTCCCCGGTGTCTGTGCACCGCACGTACGCCACCCCGATCGAGGCGTTCCCCCGGGTCAAGCGCACCATCTTCCAGGCGCTCACCATGCCCGACAACTCGTGGAACCCCAAGGGGCTGGACATCCCGCTGCGGCGGCCGTACGAGATCTTCATCCCCAACGTGTGCGCGATCGACATGGACACCACCGGCACCTGGCCGTTCGGCCGGCGCCCCGAGGACCAGGTCGCCACCCGGTTCCTGTCGCTGTTCCTGGACCACGAGGCGACGATCGACGGCCGGCGCTACCACATCGACCTGCTGGGTGAGCAGGCGCTGTGGGACGCCGCCCCGATCAAACCCAAGACGCCGCCCAACCCGCTGCACAACGACAAGGAGTTCCTCACCGTCTTCCCGTACCTGGCCACGCCATGGTGA
- a CDS encoding peroxidase family protein: MAEIERKSTTLSDLYAAITEYIDHRVGWDRLPTLLGLAELIGLRTRLREQNLHDTTSLPAVNRPPLAEPQEQQRINRSADGSYNDLSEPRMGMAGSRFGRNVPLSVVKRTEDADVLTPNPRAVSRALLTRHDFVPATTVNSLVAAWLQFMIRDWFSHGTSPKENPWVVPLADDDPWPQPPMHIMRTPPDPTRPPTEDSAMPPTTINVNSHWWDASQIYGVTAAEQQALRSGEGGKLNLGMPKDVDTMPGFWIGLALMQRLFAAEHNAICDMLHDSYPSWTDEELFQRARLITAALIAKIHTVEWTPAVISHPTTVAALRANWFGVAGERVHKLFGRISPNEVISGIPGARTDHFGVPFALTEEFVAVYRMHPLIRDDWHLRAAADNRSLREASFRDLAGPNGTKLMSEIDLTDLLYSFGTLPPGLVTLHNFPKFLQEYERPDGKFQDLAATDLLRSRELGVPRYNEFRRLLHLKPAATFEELTGNAEWAQQIEQAYDGDIEKVDVTVGMFAEKLPPGFAFSDTAFRIFILMASRRLNSDRFFTDYYTPEVYTREGLAWIDNNTMGTILLRHHPELRPAMAQVHNAFQPWRVTAPAEA, from the coding sequence ATGGCGGAGATCGAGCGTAAGAGCACCACCCTCAGCGACCTGTACGCAGCCATCACCGAGTACATCGACCACCGGGTCGGCTGGGACCGGCTGCCCACCCTGCTCGGGCTGGCCGAGCTGATCGGGCTGCGCACCCGGCTGCGCGAGCAGAACCTGCACGACACCACCAGCCTGCCCGCGGTCAACCGGCCGCCGCTGGCGGAACCGCAGGAACAGCAGCGGATCAACCGGTCGGCAGACGGCAGCTACAACGACCTGAGCGAGCCCCGGATGGGCATGGCCGGCTCCCGCTTCGGCCGCAACGTGCCGCTGAGCGTGGTCAAGCGCACCGAGGACGCCGACGTGCTCACCCCCAACCCGCGGGCGGTCAGCCGCGCACTGCTCACCCGGCACGACTTCGTCCCGGCCACCACGGTCAACTCGCTGGTCGCGGCGTGGCTGCAGTTCATGATCCGGGACTGGTTCAGCCACGGCACCAGCCCCAAGGAGAACCCCTGGGTGGTGCCGCTGGCCGACGACGACCCGTGGCCCCAGCCGCCGATGCACATCATGCGCACCCCGCCCGACCCGACCCGGCCGCCGACCGAGGACTCGGCCATGCCGCCGACCACCATCAACGTCAACTCGCACTGGTGGGACGCCTCGCAGATCTACGGCGTCACCGCCGCGGAACAGCAGGCGCTGCGCAGCGGCGAGGGCGGCAAACTCAACCTCGGCATGCCCAAGGACGTCGACACGATGCCCGGCTTCTGGATCGGGCTCGCGCTGATGCAACGGCTGTTCGCGGCCGAGCACAACGCGATCTGCGACATGCTGCACGACTCGTACCCCTCCTGGACCGACGAGGAGCTGTTCCAGCGGGCCCGGCTGATCACCGCCGCACTGATCGCCAAGATCCACACGGTGGAGTGGACACCCGCGGTGATCAGTCACCCGACCACCGTCGCGGCGCTGCGGGCCAACTGGTTCGGCGTCGCCGGCGAGCGCGTGCACAAGCTGTTCGGCCGCATCTCGCCCAACGAGGTGATCAGCGGCATCCCCGGCGCCAGGACCGACCACTTCGGTGTGCCGTTCGCGCTCACCGAGGAGTTCGTCGCGGTGTACCGCATGCACCCGCTGATCCGCGACGACTGGCACCTGCGCGCTGCCGCCGACAACCGCAGCCTGCGCGAGGCCTCCTTCCGCGACCTGGCCGGCCCCAACGGCACCAAGCTGATGAGCGAGATCGACCTCACCGACCTGCTCTACAGCTTCGGCACGCTGCCGCCCGGGCTGGTCACCCTGCACAACTTCCCCAAGTTCCTGCAGGAGTACGAACGCCCCGACGGCAAGTTCCAGGACCTGGCGGCCACCGACCTGCTGCGCTCGCGGGAGCTGGGCGTGCCGCGCTACAACGAGTTCCGCCGCCTGCTGCACCTCAAGCCGGCCGCGACCTTCGAGGAACTCACCGGCAACGCCGAGTGGGCCCAGCAGATCGAGCAGGCTTACGACGGCGACATCGAGAAGGTCGACGTCACCGTCGGCATGTTCGCCGAGAAGCTGCCGCCCGGCTTCGCGTTCAGCGACACCGCGTTCCGCATCTTCATCCTGATGGCCTCGCGCCGGCTCAACAGCGACCGGTTCTTCACCGACTACTACACCCCCGAGGTCTACACCCGCGAGGGTCTCGCCTGGATCGACAACAACACCATGGGCACCATCCTGCTGCGGCACCACCCGGAGCTGCGCCCGGCGATGGCCCAGGTGCACAACGCGTTCCAGCCGTGGCGGGTCACCGCACCGGCGGAGGCGTGA
- a CDS encoding carbohydrate-binding module family 20 domain-containing protein, translating into MERRLRAAIGRISAVALMGTAGVTAVVLTRQADAAESLNDSDVTANLWEWNWPSIARACTDQLGPAGYGAVQVAPPQESVTLPAGSGGAHPWWEVYQPVSYQIHGRLGTREQFSAMVRSCHTAGVRVYVDAVINHTAGSNNSVSTGYAGSSFDPKGYSYPAVPYSSADFHHKGAECTDEDGRIDAWNDPGEVFNCELSGLSDLKTEKAGVRDKLTGYLNDLIGIGVDGFRVDAAKHLPPADFAPIVAGLHRTTAEAKAPYIAQEVAPGGTGDLALSRYIGNGDVLGFSYAYSLKEHFGNGTLSDLQYLPQWDLGLAGAGTAAMVANHDTERDRSTLSYRDGATYRLASWFMLAFPYGKPFLYDGFVFPAGNTDQSPPADSTGAVTATDCGNGAWQCLTQATATKGMVAWHNATRSVTTVSDFTAPAATVIGFHRGSLGWFGLNASGTASTATYATGLADGTYCDRITGGATAGGCTGTPVTVSGGKATVTIPANSAVAIDGNARSTGTACATVAVTFTATVTTTYGQNVFVLGNQSALSTWATSGGTALSPAAYPVWTGTVSLPANTTVEYKYVKKEGSAVTWESGDNRTFSTGSACTKTLTDTWG; encoded by the coding sequence ATGGAACGAAGACTGCGCGCCGCCATCGGCCGGATCAGTGCCGTGGCGCTGATGGGCACCGCCGGCGTCACCGCCGTCGTGCTCACCCGGCAGGCCGACGCCGCGGAGAGCCTCAACGACAGCGACGTCACCGCGAACCTGTGGGAATGGAACTGGCCGTCGATCGCCCGGGCCTGCACGGACCAGCTCGGACCGGCCGGGTACGGCGCCGTGCAGGTCGCGCCGCCGCAGGAATCGGTCACCCTGCCGGCCGGCAGCGGCGGCGCGCACCCGTGGTGGGAGGTGTACCAGCCGGTCTCGTACCAGATCCACGGCCGGCTCGGCACCCGCGAGCAGTTCTCGGCGATGGTCCGCAGCTGTCACACCGCCGGCGTCCGGGTTTATGTGGATGCTGTCATCAATCACACCGCGGGCAGCAACAACAGCGTCAGCACTGGGTACGCCGGCAGCTCCTTCGACCCGAAGGGCTACAGCTATCCGGCCGTGCCCTATTCCAGCGCCGACTTCCACCACAAGGGCGCGGAGTGCACCGACGAGGACGGCCGGATCGACGCCTGGAACGACCCGGGCGAGGTCTTCAACTGCGAGCTGTCCGGCCTGTCCGATCTCAAGACCGAGAAGGCCGGCGTACGGGACAAGCTCACCGGCTATCTCAACGACCTGATCGGCATCGGCGTCGACGGCTTCCGGGTGGACGCCGCCAAACACCTCCCGCCGGCCGATTTCGCCCCGATCGTCGCCGGCCTGCACCGGACCACTGCTGAGGCCAAGGCGCCGTACATCGCCCAGGAAGTCGCCCCGGGCGGCACCGGTGACCTGGCCCTGTCCCGGTACATCGGCAACGGTGACGTGCTCGGGTTCTCGTACGCCTACTCGCTCAAGGAGCACTTCGGCAACGGCACACTCAGCGACCTGCAGTACCTGCCGCAGTGGGATCTTGGCCTGGCCGGCGCCGGCACCGCCGCGATGGTGGCCAACCACGACACCGAACGTGACAGGAGCACACTGTCGTACCGGGACGGCGCCACCTACCGGCTCGCCAGTTGGTTCATGCTGGCGTTCCCGTACGGCAAGCCGTTCCTCTACGACGGCTTCGTCTTCCCGGCCGGCAACACCGACCAGTCGCCCCCGGCGGACAGCACCGGCGCGGTGACCGCCACCGACTGCGGCAACGGCGCCTGGCAATGCCTGACCCAGGCGACCGCGACCAAGGGGATGGTCGCCTGGCACAACGCGACCCGGTCGGTGACCACGGTCAGCGACTTCACCGCGCCCGCCGCGACCGTCATCGGTTTCCACCGCGGTTCGCTCGGCTGGTTCGGTCTCAACGCATCGGGCACCGCATCCACCGCCACGTACGCCACCGGCCTGGCCGACGGCACCTATTGCGACCGCATCACCGGCGGCGCGACCGCCGGCGGGTGCACGGGCACCCCGGTGACCGTTTCCGGCGGCAAGGCCACGGTGACCATCCCGGCGAACAGCGCCGTGGCCATCGACGGCAACGCCAGATCGACGGGTACGGCCTGTGCGACCGTGGCGGTCACCTTCACCGCCACGGTCACCACCACGTACGGCCAGAACGTCTTCGTGCTCGGCAACCAGAGCGCCCTGAGCACCTGGGCGACCAGCGGTGGCACGGCATTGTCCCCGGCCGCCTACCCGGTCTGGACCGGCACGGTGAGCCTGCCCGCCAACACCACCGTCGAGTACAAGTACGTCAAGAAGGAGGGCTCAGCCGTGACCTGGGAGAGCGGCGACAACCGCACCTTCAGCACCGGCAGCGCCTGCACCAAGACCCTGACCGACACCTGGGGATAG
- a CDS encoding NUDIX hydrolase, giving the protein MTGFQHETRSRTEKYAGPVFTVYTDEITMSDGGTAHRDVVVNKNAVGVVALDEVGRVALIKQYRHPVGEVLWELPAGLLDVAGEHMVTAAARELGEEADLVAARFDLLVDLHTSPGFSAETIRIFLARDLTPVPEESRHDRQEEEADIELAWVELDEAVAMILRGEITNAAAVGGLLAAARAREDGWATLRPADTPPLA; this is encoded by the coding sequence GTGACCGGCTTCCAGCACGAGACCAGGTCCCGTACGGAGAAGTACGCCGGCCCGGTCTTCACGGTCTACACCGACGAGATCACCATGTCCGACGGCGGCACCGCGCACCGCGACGTCGTGGTCAACAAGAACGCGGTCGGCGTGGTGGCCCTCGACGAGGTCGGCCGGGTCGCCCTGATCAAGCAGTACCGGCACCCGGTCGGCGAGGTCCTCTGGGAGCTGCCGGCCGGCCTGCTCGACGTGGCGGGCGAGCACATGGTCACCGCCGCGGCCCGCGAGCTGGGCGAGGAGGCCGACCTCGTCGCCGCCCGCTTCGACCTGCTGGTCGACCTGCACACCTCGCCCGGTTTCAGCGCGGAGACCATCCGGATCTTCCTCGCCCGCGACCTGACCCCGGTGCCGGAGGAGTCCCGGCACGACCGGCAGGAGGAGGAGGCCGACATCGAGCTCGCCTGGGTCGAACTCGACGAGGCCGTGGCGATGATCCTGCGCGGCGAGATCACCAACGCGGCGGCGGTGGGCGGCCTGCTCGCCGCGGCCCGCGCCCGCGAGGACGGCTGGGCCACCCTGCGCCCGGCCGACACCCCGCCGCTCGCCTGA
- a CDS encoding helix-turn-helix transcriptional regulator: protein MSGATVGGSAVSRTELRTRDGAVAAATADAIAEHRARITVRDPSAVAFRISSANAEQWGADVVGVEGVRYVTEGAPIDYVLAGALVHGRVLLRSRRDEVRLSEGDGFMYPIGAEYHCDCIDPGLANLRMPLSYIARIAEETTGIPAAALRFQSLSPVSAPMRRYWSATLSFIAGQMNAAPTAPDALIAGQLLRLGAAAALVAFPNTSMAAGLTGGAGPESSAVVRRARAFIDAYAERPLTVTEIACAAGVGPRTVQLAFRRHLDTTPMAYLRRVRLERAHRDLRNADPAGKVTVAATARRWGWTSASRFAGEYRQVFHELPSHTLRS from the coding sequence ATGAGCGGTGCCACCGTCGGGGGAAGTGCAGTTTCACGCACCGAGTTGCGCACGCGGGACGGTGCGGTGGCCGCGGCGACCGCCGATGCGATAGCCGAGCACCGGGCCCGGATCACTGTCCGGGATCCCTCGGCGGTCGCATTCCGGATCAGCTCGGCGAATGCCGAACAATGGGGTGCCGATGTGGTCGGCGTCGAAGGTGTCCGCTATGTGACCGAGGGCGCGCCGATCGATTATGTGCTCGCCGGTGCGCTGGTGCACGGCCGGGTTCTGTTGCGTTCACGCCGCGACGAGGTGCGGTTGTCCGAGGGCGATGGATTCATGTATCCGATCGGTGCGGAATACCATTGTGACTGCATTGATCCGGGCCTGGCCAACCTGCGCATGCCGTTGTCCTACATCGCCCGGATCGCCGAGGAGACCACCGGTATCCCGGCCGCCGCATTGCGTTTCCAGTCGCTGTCGCCGGTCTCGGCGCCGATGCGGCGCTACTGGTCGGCCACGCTGTCGTTCATCGCCGGGCAGATGAACGCGGCCCCGACCGCCCCCGATGCCCTGATCGCCGGACAGTTGCTGCGGCTGGGTGCCGCCGCCGCGCTCGTGGCGTTCCCCAACACCAGCATGGCCGCCGGGCTGACCGGTGGGGCCGGTCCGGAGTCCTCGGCCGTCGTGCGCCGGGCCCGGGCGTTCATCGACGCCTACGCCGAACGGCCGCTCACGGTGACCGAGATCGCCTGCGCCGCCGGGGTGGGACCGCGCACGGTGCAGCTGGCGTTCCGCCGCCACCTGGACACCACGCCGATGGCCTATCTGCGGCGGGTGCGGCTGGAACGCGCCCACCGGGACCTGCGCAACGCCGACCCGGCCGGGAAGGTCACGGTCGCGGCCACCGCCCGCCGCTGGGGCTGGACGAGCGCGAGCCGCTTCGCCGGGGAATACCGGCAGGTCTTCCACGAGCTGCCGAGCCACACCCTGCGGTCCTGA
- a CDS encoding patatin-like phospholipase family protein, producing MPSLDLVLEGGGVKGLATAGAVSRLLDAGYRFERVAGTSVGAIAAAFAAAGLDAPGFTAVMERLDLSRIPQRHAPPLPLLGETVGLLGHRGAFRGDYLHDFLLRELAGLGVRTFADLRRDDPGADAGLTAEQRYKLVVMATDVTRGLLLRLPWDYPQFHLDPDEQLVADAVRCSLSIPFYFEPCALTDPQTGHTSVIVDGGVLSNFAVEIFDRTDGVPPRWPTAGVRLFPDLPAGLGAVVPLPMLRHTPLLELLAQVVSTALVGRDQTHLNQPGVRERTIAIDTSGVGITDFGIDAARRRALAQRGYDAAALWLVPA from the coding sequence GTGCCGTCGCTCGATCTGGTGCTGGAAGGCGGTGGCGTCAAGGGCCTCGCCACCGCCGGGGCGGTCAGCCGGCTGCTCGACGCCGGCTACCGCTTCGAACGGGTCGCGGGCACCTCGGTGGGGGCGATCGCCGCCGCGTTCGCCGCCGCCGGGCTCGACGCGCCGGGCTTCACCGCCGTGATGGAACGCCTCGACCTCTCGCGCATCCCGCAACGGCACGCTCCCCCGCTGCCGCTGCTGGGCGAGACGGTCGGGCTGCTCGGGCACCGCGGCGCCTTCCGCGGCGACTACCTGCACGACTTCCTGCTGCGCGAGCTGGCCGGGCTCGGCGTGCGGACCTTCGCCGACCTGCGCCGCGACGACCCGGGCGCGGATGCGGGCCTGACCGCCGAGCAGCGCTACAAGCTCGTGGTGATGGCCACCGACGTGACCCGCGGGCTGCTGCTGCGCCTGCCCTGGGACTACCCGCAGTTCCACCTCGACCCCGACGAGCAGCTCGTTGCGGACGCCGTGCGGTGCTCACTGTCCATCCCGTTCTACTTCGAGCCCTGCGCGCTGACCGACCCGCAGACCGGGCACACCTCGGTGATCGTCGACGGCGGCGTGCTGTCCAACTTCGCCGTCGAGATCTTCGACCGCACCGACGGCGTGCCGCCGCGCTGGCCCACCGCCGGCGTACGGCTGTTCCCCGACCTGCCGGCCGGGCTCGGCGCGGTGGTCCCGCTGCCGATGCTGCGGCACACCCCGCTGCTCGAACTGCTCGCCCAGGTCGTCAGCACCGCGCTGGTGGGCCGCGACCAGACCCACCTCAACCAGCCCGGCGTCCGTGAGCGCACGATCGCCATCGACACCTCCGGCGTCGGCATCACCGACTTCGGCATCGACGCCGCGCGGCGGCGGGCGCTCGCGCAGCGCGGCTACGACGCGGCCGCGCTCTGGCTGGTGCCGGCATGA